The Haloarchaeobius litoreus DNA window GCCGTCGTACTCTCGCGGGGTGCCTTCGGGGCCGATGAGGCCGCCGCTGAAGGCGACGAGGCCGCCGAATCTGCTCGCGTTCCGGGCGACGTACTCGCTGGCGAGGCAGGCTCCCTGCGAGAAGCCGAGCAGGACGACCCGCTCGCGCGGGATACCGGCGTCGACGGCTCGCTCGACGGTCTCGTCGACGAGTTCGAGCGCCGACGAGAGGTGCGGCTCGTTGTTCGCTGTGTCCGCCATGAACGAGTACGGGTACCAGGTGTTGCCGGCGGCCTGCGGGCCGAGCCACGCCACGTCGGACACGTCGAGCTCGGTCGCGAGGCCGAGGACGCTCCGGGCCATCGCGCCCCGGCCGTGGAGCGCGACGACGGCGACACGGGCCTCGTCCAGCGATGCACCGGTCGTCAGGACCTGCGCGTCGGCGTGTGGTCCCTCGACCATCGTCACCGCCCACCCGCGGTTTCGTCGTCCGCGTCGGTTCCGCCGTCGTCATCGACGCCGCCGTCGGTCACCTGTTCCGTCTCCCGGACCGACAGCGGCGCGAGGTTCGCCTCGATGCGCTCGCGGTCGCCTTCGAGCCACGGCGGGAGCTTGAGCCCGCTGCCGAGGTCCTCGACGGACTCGTCGGCGGTGAAGCCGGGGCCGTTCGTCGCGATCTCGAAGAGGACTCCGCCGGGCTCGCGGTAGTAGATGGACTGGAAGTACTGCCGGTCCTTCTGCTCGGTGACGCGCTGGCCGGCGTCGAGCAGTTTCTCCCGCCACGCGAGCTCGCTCTCGGAGTCCGGCGTGCGGAAGGCGACGTGGTGGACGGTGCCGGCACCGGGCCGTGCGGCGGGCGCATCGGGCCGGTCGAGCACGTCGACGACGCCGGCACGGTCGGGCACCTCGTAGCGGGTCCGGTCGCCGGCGGTCCCGGTCGCCTCGTAGCCCATCGTCGCGAGCACGTCGGCGGTCGACTCGGGGTCGGTCGGCAGCAGCGTCACGCCGGCGAAGCCGCGCAGGGCGTGTTC harbors:
- a CDS encoding alpha/beta hydrolase; translation: MVEGPHADAQVLTTGASLDEARVAVVALHGRGAMARSVLGLATELDVSDVAWLGPQAAGNTWYPYSFMADTANNEPHLSSALELVDETVERAVDAGIPRERVVLLGFSQGACLASEYVARNASRFGGLVAFSGGLIGPEGTPREYDGHLDGTPVYLGCDANDPHIPKERVHETRDVLSDLGADVTEQIFEGMGHTIIPEEVEGARDVLVSAVTDDDE
- a CDS encoding ring-cleaving dioxygenase — translated: MTDTDRLHGIHHVTAVAADPAENVAFYTDVLGLRMVKQTVNFDDVTTYHLYYGDETGTPGTAMTFFPFGQTRQGRVGKGMTSATAFRAPEGSLSYWQGRLSESDADVTEPVERFGETVLPFRDPDGQPLELVFGEDPHDDGAVEPWGDGPVPTEHALRGFAGVTLLPTDPESTADVLATMGYEATGTAGDRTRYEVPDRAGVVDVLDRPDAPAARPGAGTVHHVAFRTPDSESELAWREKLLDAGQRVTEQKDRQYFQSIYYREPGGVLFEIATNGPGFTADESVEDLGSGLKLPPWLEGDRERIEANLAPLSVRETEQVTDGGVDDDGGTDADDETAGGR